The Nonlabens spongiae genome contains a region encoding:
- a CDS encoding peptide-methionine (S)-S-oxide reductase, whose product MSNKKLDFGGGCHWCTEAVFQALPYVDKVEQGYIKSSPPFDSWSEAVIVHFSDHGRIPELMDIHLATHKSTSEHSRRAEYRSAVYYFDNGLKKELESVIIPLSRCADGKPCQLRRSGYEGCMATEGKRNKNYITKILPFKDFKPSRESIQNYYQTRPDAPFCTRYIEPKLSIVREILSSSDK is encoded by the coding sequence ATGAGCAATAAGAAACTCGATTTCGGAGGTGGTTGTCACTGGTGTACTGAAGCTGTTTTCCAGGCATTGCCCTACGTTGATAAAGTAGAACAGGGCTATATAAAAAGTAGCCCTCCCTTCGATAGTTGGAGCGAAGCGGTCATCGTACACTTTTCAGATCACGGTAGAATTCCAGAGCTCATGGACATCCATCTGGCTACGCACAAAAGTACTTCTGAGCACTCACGCAGGGCAGAGTATCGCAGCGCTGTTTATTATTTTGATAACGGGTTGAAAAAAGAACTTGAGAGTGTAATAATCCCGCTTTCGCGCTGCGCCGATGGCAAGCCTTGCCAACTTCGCCGAAGTGGCTACGAAGGCTGCATGGCGACCGAGGGAAAGCGGAACAAAAATTACATCACAAAAATTTTACCTTTTAAGGATTTCAAACCATCCCGAGAGTCGATCCAGAATTATTATCAAACAAGACCAGACGCCCCATTTTGCACCAGATACATCGAGCCAAAGCTTAGTATCGTGCGAGAAATTTTAAGTTCTAGTGATAAGTAA
- the pyrF gene encoding orotidine-5'-phosphate decarboxylase, which yields MTTTQLHQQILEKKSFLCVGLDVDLEKIPPHLLKEEDPIFAFAKAIIDATHDLCVAYKPNTAFFEAYGVKGWVALEKIINYLNENYPNHFTIADAKRGDIGNTSTRYAKAFFEDLNFDSVTIAPYMGRDSVEPFLEFDGKYAILLALTSNRGAADFQMTESQQGNLLFEDVLRKTQDYKDSDRLMYVVGATKASSLTEVRKIVPDSFLLAPGVGAQGGSLKEVYKYGKNELVGLLINSSRGIIYASNGEDFAEKAREKAKELQEQMAELLG from the coding sequence ATGACCACAACCCAACTCCATCAACAAATCCTTGAAAAAAAGTCGTTTCTCTGTGTAGGTCTGGATGTGGATCTTGAGAAGATACCGCCGCATTTATTGAAGGAGGAGGATCCTATTTTCGCTTTCGCGAAAGCGATCATAGACGCCACTCACGATTTATGTGTTGCTTATAAACCCAACACGGCATTTTTTGAAGCCTATGGAGTTAAAGGCTGGGTAGCGCTGGAGAAAATAATTAATTACCTAAACGAAAACTATCCCAATCATTTTACTATCGCTGATGCGAAACGTGGCGATATAGGAAACACGTCCACCAGATACGCCAAAGCTTTTTTTGAAGACCTTAATTTTGACAGCGTGACGATTGCTCCCTACATGGGAAGAGATTCCGTGGAGCCATTTCTGGAATTTGATGGAAAATATGCGATTCTATTGGCATTAACCTCAAACCGTGGAGCCGCTGATTTCCAAATGACTGAATCACAACAAGGCAACCTCTTATTTGAAGATGTTTTGAGAAAAACGCAAGACTATAAGGACAGTGATCGATTAATGTATGTAGTGGGAGCCACAAAAGCTTCTTCATTAACCGAAGTGAGAAAAATAGTTCCTGATTCTTTCTTACTCGCTCCCGGTGTAGGCGCTCAAGGAGGAAGTCTGAAAGAGGTCTATAAATATGGTAAAAACGAATTGGTAGGTTTGCTGATCAATTCATCACGTGGGATTATCTATGCTTCAAACGGAGAAGATTTTGCTGAAAAAGCTCGAGAAAAAGCTAAAGAACTTCAGGAGCAGATGGCTGAGTTGTTAGGTTAA
- the mtaB gene encoding tRNA (N(6)-L-threonylcarbamoyladenosine(37)-C(2))-methylthiotransferase MtaB has protein sequence MIEEAVDTKSVAFYTLGCKLNFSETSTIARSFKAEGFERKEFDEKADTYVINTCSVTENADKRFKSIVKKAYAQNEDAFIIAIGCYAQLKPEELADVEGVDLVLGATEKFNITDYLNQLSKEEPAVIHSCEINEADFYVGSYSIGDRTRAFLKVQDGCDYKCTYCTIPLARGISRSDTLENVLKNAAEISAKDIKEIVLTGVNIGDYGKGEFGNKRHEHTFLDLVKALDYVDGIERLRISSIEPNLLKNETIDFVAQSRTFVPHFHIPLQSGSNELLGKMRRRYNRELYVDRVKRSKEVMPDCCIGVDVIVGFPGETDDHFLDTFNFLKDLDISYLHVFTYSERDNTLAADMEGVVPMNVRKKRSKMLRGLSVKKRRSFYESQLGKTKTVLWEAENKEGFIQGFTENYVKVKTYWNPNLVNTLQPVTLDQIDEDGIVRIS, from the coding sequence ATGATTGAAGAAGCAGTAGATACTAAATCAGTTGCATTTTACACTTTGGGTTGTAAGCTCAACTTTAGCGAGACCAGTACGATTGCACGCAGTTTTAAGGCAGAAGGTTTTGAGCGCAAGGAATTTGATGAAAAGGCAGATACCTATGTTATAAATACCTGTAGCGTTACAGAAAATGCTGATAAGCGATTTAAATCAATCGTGAAAAAGGCCTATGCTCAAAATGAAGATGCCTTCATAATCGCTATCGGCTGCTATGCGCAGTTGAAACCAGAAGAATTAGCAGATGTTGAGGGTGTGGATCTGGTTTTAGGAGCGACTGAAAAATTTAATATCACTGATTACCTCAACCAGCTATCAAAAGAAGAACCGGCCGTGATACACTCTTGTGAGATCAATGAAGCCGATTTTTATGTGGGATCCTATTCCATAGGTGACCGTACACGTGCTTTTTTAAAGGTTCAGGACGGTTGCGATTATAAATGTACTTACTGTACAATCCCGCTTGCTCGAGGAATTTCTCGAAGTGATACACTTGAGAATGTTTTGAAAAACGCTGCAGAAATAAGTGCCAAAGACATTAAAGAAATCGTCCTCACTGGAGTTAATATAGGAGATTATGGGAAAGGAGAGTTTGGTAACAAGCGGCACGAGCATACTTTTCTAGATTTGGTAAAAGCGCTGGATTACGTGGATGGAATCGAGCGTTTGCGTATCTCTTCGATTGAGCCGAATCTGTTGAAAAATGAAACCATTGATTTTGTAGCGCAATCGCGCACTTTCGTGCCTCATTTTCACATTCCCTTACAGTCAGGTAGTAACGAACTCCTCGGAAAAATGCGACGTCGTTACAATCGTGAACTTTATGTAGATCGAGTGAAACGTAGCAAAGAAGTCATGCCAGATTGCTGCATAGGAGTAGACGTAATCGTAGGGTTTCCTGGTGAAACAGATGATCACTTTCTCGACACCTTCAACTTTTTGAAAGACCTGGATATTTCATATTTGCACGTTTTTACCTATAGTGAAAGAGATAATACCCTCGCCGCAGACATGGAAGGTGTTGTTCCTATGAATGTGAGGAAAAAAAGATCTAAAATGCTCAGAGGACTTTCCGTAAAAAAGCGACGCAGTTTCTATGAATCTCAACTGGGTAAAACAAAAACTGTTTTATGGGAAGCTGAGAATAAAGAAGGATTCATACAAGGTTTCACAGAGAACTACGTCAAGGTGAAAACCTACTGGAACCCAAATCTCGTAAATACCTTGCAGCCTGTTACGCTCGACCAAATCGATGAAGACGGTATCGTGCGCATTTCCTGA
- the cmk gene encoding (d)CMP kinase: protein MKKITIAIDGHSSTGKSTAAKQLAKKLNYIYVDTGAMYRAVSYFVLQNRLIENGQVKENELTDHLEDIKIRFENNPDSKNADVYLNNVNIEKEIRTLEVSNIVSRVAEISAVRKKLVQQQQAMGVEKGIVMDGRDIGSVVFPDAELKVFMTAAPEVRATRRYDELIERGDDITFDEVLKNVLERDRIDSSREDSPLIQTEDALLLDTSKMSREAQLEQLEQWARERIPDGSEQ, encoded by the coding sequence ATGAAAAAAATTACCATCGCCATAGACGGTCATTCCAGTACGGGAAAAAGTACCGCAGCAAAACAATTGGCCAAAAAGCTCAACTATATCTATGTCGATACGGGTGCCATGTACCGAGCCGTGTCTTACTTTGTTCTTCAAAATAGACTTATTGAAAATGGTCAGGTCAAAGAAAATGAATTGACCGACCACTTGGAGGATATCAAAATTCGTTTTGAGAATAATCCCGATTCTAAAAATGCTGATGTCTATCTGAATAATGTAAATATTGAAAAAGAAATCAGGACATTAGAAGTAAGCAATATCGTCAGTAGAGTGGCAGAAATTTCTGCTGTACGCAAAAAACTGGTGCAACAGCAACAGGCTATGGGAGTGGAAAAAGGTATCGTGATGGACGGTCGCGACATAGGTAGCGTGGTTTTTCCAGATGCAGAGCTTAAGGTTTTCATGACTGCAGCACCAGAAGTGCGAGCTACGCGTCGCTATGATGAACTTATTGAGAGAGGTGATGATATCACCTTTGATGAAGTCCTGAAAAATGTTTTGGAACGTGATCGCATTGATTCTTCTCGTGAGGACAGTCCGCTTATTCAAACTGAAGATGCCTTGTTACTAGATACTTCAAAGATGTCACGCGAGGCGCAGTTAGAGCAATTGGAACAATGGGCACGTGAGCGTATTCCAGATGGCAGTGAGCAGTAA
- a CDS encoding ImmA/IrrE family metallo-endopeptidase: MNTVEKGDSLEHSTLKIIRNVLGKSLLGINEEFARVFTKKKYPSINRPDGEIEFDLTIEIWPPGANRCSLIYFIECKNYKSRIPISAVKKFYADICESTRLNAKAIFVSNSPLSKGAMDYASSMNMMVIEGSSELNYKIILYKRNFGNSTIIPWLIDDKNLVLGDDIDMLTQKIDSAIFECLIQSSEKASYGIDRLSKADIEKIAEKELNKFSEDILLKSYGISTTELVEYMSQEYGIKTQFWKFRDDSILGTCDIEERLIKINQNLQNTKRELFVIGHEFGHFILHQKLSINQNLLNSFSDSKFNFQIAKYELKNAKNWIEWQANYFSASLLIPKSSLVIKSWRYEGYKRDLRFNDDPKSIKHFNFVINRLSHHFNVSKTSIIYRLNEINMIKNHSRLKHIGDILGEWLSEYFIDIK; encoded by the coding sequence ATGAACACTGTCGAAAAAGGCGATTCTCTAGAGCACAGTACTCTAAAAATTATAAGAAATGTGCTTGGAAAATCTCTCCTCGGAATTAACGAAGAGTTCGCTAGAGTGTTCACCAAAAAAAAATATCCATCAATCAATAGACCAGATGGTGAGATTGAGTTCGACTTAACGATTGAAATTTGGCCTCCGGGCGCGAACAGATGTTCGTTAATTTATTTTATAGAATGTAAGAATTATAAGTCACGAATTCCGATATCAGCTGTCAAAAAATTTTATGCAGATATTTGTGAGTCGACTAGGCTAAATGCTAAAGCTATTTTTGTTTCAAACTCTCCTTTGTCTAAAGGGGCCATGGATTATGCTAGCAGCATGAATATGATGGTTATTGAGGGAAGTTCGGAACTGAATTATAAGATAATTCTTTATAAAAGAAATTTCGGTAATTCCACGATCATCCCTTGGCTTATAGATGATAAAAATCTCGTTTTAGGTGATGATATTGATATGCTAACTCAGAAAATAGATTCCGCCATTTTTGAATGTTTAATCCAATCCTCAGAGAAAGCCAGCTATGGAATAGACAGGCTTTCTAAAGCGGATATTGAAAAAATTGCAGAAAAAGAACTAAACAAATTTAGTGAGGATATTCTTTTGAAGTCTTACGGAATTAGCACAACAGAATTAGTTGAATACATGAGTCAAGAATATGGAATTAAAACTCAATTCTGGAAATTTCGCGATGATAGCATTCTAGGAACTTGTGATATCGAAGAAAGATTGATCAAAATCAATCAGAATTTACAAAATACGAAGAGAGAACTCTTTGTAATTGGCCATGAATTTGGACACTTTATATTACATCAGAAACTTAGTATAAATCAGAATTTATTGAATTCTTTTTCAGATTCTAAATTCAATTTTCAAATTGCAAAGTATGAATTGAAGAATGCTAAGAACTGGATTGAATGGCAGGCAAATTACTTTTCGGCTTCATTACTTATTCCTAAATCTTCATTAGTTATTAAATCTTGGAGGTATGAGGGGTATAAAAGAGATTTGAGATTTAACGATGATCCGAAATCAATTAAGCATTTTAATTTTGTAATAAACAGATTGTCACACCATTTCAACGTTTCAAAAACAAGTATAATATATCGTTTGAACGAAATTAATATGATTAAAAATCATTCGAGACTGAAACATATTGGCGACATTTTAGGAGAATGGCTGTCGGAATATTTCATAGACATCAAATAA
- the prfA gene encoding peptide chain release factor 1, whose translation MIDKLNIVKNRFDEVNDLIIQPDIIADQKRYVQLTKEYKDLKKLMDKRDEYVTLTANLEEAKEIIADGSDPDMTEMAQMQYDEAKEAIPALEEEIRMMLVPKDPEDAKNAVMEIRAGAGGDEASIFAGDLFRMYEKYCSSKGWSTSVVDTSEGTSGGYKEIILEVNGEDVYGTLKFEAGVHRVQRVPQTETQGRVHTSAATVMVLPEAEEFDVELDMTEVRIERTTSTGPGGQSVNTTYSAIKLHHEPTGMIVSCQDQKSSHKNLEKALKVLRSRLYELELQKKLEADSEKRKNMVSSGDRSAKIRTYNYPQGRVTDHRINLTLYDLDNIINGDIQKIIDELQLVDNTEKLKMTEEDL comes from the coding sequence ATGATTGATAAATTGAATATTGTAAAAAATCGTTTTGACGAAGTTAACGATTTGATCATACAGCCTGATATCATCGCTGATCAGAAAAGGTATGTGCAACTTACCAAAGAATATAAAGACCTTAAAAAATTAATGGATAAACGTGACGAGTATGTCACGCTTACCGCAAATCTTGAAGAGGCAAAAGAAATTATTGCAGACGGTAGCGATCCGGACATGACTGAAATGGCTCAAATGCAATACGACGAGGCTAAGGAAGCAATTCCAGCTCTTGAAGAAGAAATACGCATGATGCTGGTTCCTAAGGATCCAGAAGATGCTAAAAATGCCGTTATGGAAATACGTGCTGGTGCTGGTGGTGATGAGGCAAGTATTTTTGCGGGTGATCTTTTCAGGATGTATGAAAAGTATTGCTCTAGCAAAGGCTGGTCTACCAGCGTTGTCGATACAAGTGAAGGAACCAGCGGTGGTTACAAGGAAATTATTCTTGAAGTGAATGGTGAGGATGTATATGGGACCTTAAAGTTTGAGGCCGGTGTGCACCGCGTACAGCGTGTCCCACAAACAGAAACTCAAGGTCGTGTCCACACGAGTGCCGCAACGGTAATGGTTTTGCCCGAAGCTGAGGAATTTGACGTGGAGCTGGATATGACAGAGGTACGCATAGAGCGCACCACCTCTACCGGACCTGGTGGGCAGTCAGTAAACACGACTTACTCGGCGATTAAATTACACCATGAACCTACCGGAATGATCGTGAGCTGTCAGGATCAAAAATCCTCTCACAAGAATCTTGAAAAAGCACTTAAGGTTTTGCGTTCCAGACTCTACGAACTGGAGCTTCAAAAGAAACTTGAAGCCGATTCTGAAAAACGTAAGAATATGGTGAGCTCTGGGGACCGTAGCGCAAAAATCCGTACGTATAATTATCCACAGGGACGTGTAACAGACCATAGAATCAACTTAACGCTTTACGATCTGGATAATATCATCAACGGTGACATCCAGAAAATTATTGATGAGTTACAGCTGGTAGACAATACGGAGAAGTTGAAAATGACGGAGGAGGATTTGTAA
- a CDS encoding AIR synthase related protein: MGQEVSKRYAQRGVSAGKEDVHNAIKNVDKGLFPKAFCKIVPDHLTGSEQHCLIMHADGAGTKSSLAYAYWKETGDLSVWKGIAQDALIMNIDDLLCVGATENILLSSTIGRNKNLIPGEVISAIINGTEELIADLKKHGVEIISTGGETADVGDLVRTIIVDSTVTARMKRDDVIDNAHIKPGNVIVGLASHGQATYESEYNGGMGSNGLTSARHDVFGKTVGAAYPQTFDPAVPSELTYSGSKNLTDPVEGSPLDAGKLVLSPTRTYAPVIKKLLNEVSRDQICGMVHCSGGAQTKVLHFVDNVHVIKDNLFELPPLFQMIQEESGTDWKEMYQVFNMGHRMELYVEPQAAEAIIEISKSFNVDAKIIGRVEESDEKKLTIKSEFGTFTYH, encoded by the coding sequence ATGGGTCAAGAAGTTTCAAAACGTTATGCGCAACGAGGTGTTAGCGCAGGAAAGGAAGATGTTCACAATGCTATTAAAAATGTAGACAAGGGACTATTTCCCAAGGCTTTCTGCAAGATTGTTCCAGACCACCTCACAGGCTCAGAGCAGCACTGTTTGATCATGCATGCAGACGGTGCAGGGACTAAGTCTAGTCTAGCATACGCTTATTGGAAAGAAACTGGAGATTTATCCGTTTGGAAAGGGATCGCTCAAGATGCTCTAATTATGAATATTGACGACCTTTTATGCGTGGGAGCAACTGAAAATATTCTTCTTTCCAGCACTATAGGTCGGAACAAAAATCTGATACCTGGCGAGGTAATCAGCGCTATTATTAATGGCACTGAAGAATTGATCGCAGATCTTAAAAAACACGGTGTTGAGATTATTTCTACGGGAGGTGAAACTGCCGATGTGGGTGACTTAGTACGCACTATCATTGTAGATTCAACCGTGACTGCGCGCATGAAACGCGATGACGTCATTGATAACGCCCATATTAAGCCTGGGAATGTGATTGTGGGATTAGCCAGTCATGGTCAAGCCACTTATGAATCTGAATATAATGGTGGAATGGGATCAAACGGTCTTACCAGTGCGCGCCACGATGTTTTTGGCAAAACAGTAGGAGCAGCTTACCCGCAGACTTTTGATCCAGCAGTACCCTCAGAACTTACCTATTCTGGCTCCAAGAACTTGACGGATCCTGTTGAAGGCAGCCCGCTAGACGCTGGAAAGCTTGTACTCTCCCCTACTCGTACCTACGCACCCGTGATTAAGAAACTACTGAATGAAGTGAGCCGCGACCAGATTTGTGGAATGGTGCACTGCTCGGGAGGAGCGCAGACTAAAGTGCTGCATTTTGTTGATAACGTCCATGTGATTAAAGACAACTTATTTGAGCTACCACCACTTTTCCAAATGATTCAGGAGGAATCAGGAACCGATTGGAAGGAAATGTATCAGGTGTTCAACATGGGTCATCGTATGGAACTCTATGTGGAACCTCAAGCGGCTGAGGCGATTATTGAAATTTCAAAATCCTTTAATGTCGATGCAAAAATAATTGGTCGCGTTGAAGAGAGCGATGAGAAGAAACTGACGATCAAATCTGAATTCGGTACGTTTACTTATCACTAG
- the porQ gene encoding type IX secretion system protein PorQ: MKKILLVIFLVVSAFAKAQIGGRSTYQFLNLVNGAKQGALGGRVLTSVDYDPTSGIYNPATINRKMDNQLQVNYVNYLADVNYGTASYAYTWDQHVQTFHAGVVYLNYGSFDGYNELGESTGEFGGNEVAVSFGYSYNIPWTDFYVGANLKLISSQLEQYSSLGGAVDLGLLYYNEDKWIRAAVVVRNIGTQFTPYNEIYEPLPLEVSAGFSNTMRNLPVRLHVTLENLQQWNLAFSNDANAERDLDGNVIEDEPGFFNNALRHTVVGVEIFPESAFEVRLGYSFRRAEELRIADTRAFSGLSGGFSLKINKLRFSYTHARYTLAAHTSIIGLNIDLR, encoded by the coding sequence TTGAAAAAAATATTGCTGGTTATTTTTTTAGTTGTTTCCGCTTTCGCGAAAGCGCAAATAGGAGGAAGATCTACCTACCAATTTCTTAATTTGGTCAACGGTGCCAAACAAGGAGCACTGGGCGGCCGTGTCCTAACCTCTGTGGACTATGATCCTACATCAGGAATCTACAATCCCGCAACCATCAATCGTAAGATGGATAACCAGCTGCAAGTGAATTACGTGAATTACTTAGCTGATGTGAATTACGGTACGGCAAGCTACGCGTATACTTGGGACCAGCATGTACAGACTTTTCACGCTGGCGTTGTATATCTTAACTACGGGAGTTTTGATGGATACAATGAGCTGGGTGAATCTACGGGAGAGTTCGGTGGAAATGAAGTGGCTGTAAGTTTTGGGTATAGTTACAACATTCCCTGGACCGATTTTTATGTGGGGGCCAACTTAAAGTTGATCAGTTCTCAGCTGGAACAATACAGTTCTTTAGGTGGAGCGGTAGACTTGGGATTATTGTATTATAATGAAGACAAGTGGATACGTGCGGCGGTGGTTGTACGTAATATTGGAACTCAATTTACACCTTATAACGAGATCTACGAGCCCTTGCCACTAGAAGTTTCCGCTGGTTTTTCAAATACCATGCGTAATCTACCTGTACGATTGCATGTAACATTGGAAAATTTGCAGCAATGGAACCTCGCATTCTCAAACGATGCAAATGCCGAGCGTGATCTCGATGGAAATGTTATTGAAGATGAGCCCGGTTTTTTCAATAATGCATTACGACACACCGTAGTAGGAGTGGAGATATTCCCAGAAAGTGCCTTTGAGGTGCGATTGGGTTACAGTTTTAGAAGAGCAGAAGAACTACGCATTGCAGATACTCGCGCCTTTTCTGGTTTGAGTGGAGGTTTCTCCTTAAAAATCAATAAATTACGATTTAGTTACACTCACGCGAGATATACGCTGGCAGCTCATACTAGCATTATTGGGCTCAATATCGATTTACGCTAA
- a CDS encoding glutamine synthetase III family protein, which translates to MSTLRFQALKQTFNRQPVEVEEPQRRSEIFGKHVFNKAAMRQYLTKEAYKSVLDAIVNGSKIDRGIADHISTGMKEWAISNGATHYTHWFQPLTGATAEKHDAFFEQEMDGEVLEKFGGGQLVQQEPDASSFPNGGIRNTFEARGYTAWDPTSPAFIMGTTLCIPTVFVAYTGEALDYKTPLLRSLQAVDQAATAVCKYFDKNVTKVMATLGWEQEYFLIDKALADSRPDIQLAGRTLLGHASAKGQQLDDHYFGSIPSRVMNFMRDMETECMLLGIPVKTRHNEVAPNQFELAPIFEEANLAVDHNSLLMDVMRKVASRHNFRVLFHEKPFAGVNGSGKHNNWSLATNTGTNLLSPGSTPMKNLQFLTFFVNTIKAVYDNEELIRATIASASNDHRLGANEAPPAIISVFIGSQLTAVLDELEKVTDGKLSPQEKTDLKLNVVGKIPEVILDNTDRNRTSPFAFTGNKFELRAVGSTANCANPMTVLNAIVAKQLNEFKEEVDALIKGKKLKKDEAIFNVLREYIKESKKIRFEGDGYGEAWEKEAKKRGLSNNKTTPTALKAKVSEKSLKLFEELNIMSRVESEARYEIEVEEYAMRIQIEGRLLGDIARNHVIPTAIKYQNTLIKNVRGLKDIYGKDFKKVAKEQMTIIEEISEHIEKINKGITDMIEARKKANNSDDAVKCADIYCDEVKPFFDEIRYHCDKLELLVDDEIWPLTKYRELLFTR; encoded by the coding sequence ATGTCCACGCTAAGATTTCAAGCTTTAAAGCAAACATTTAACCGTCAACCTGTTGAAGTAGAAGAACCTCAGAGAAGATCAGAAATCTTCGGCAAGCATGTTTTCAATAAGGCTGCAATGCGTCAATATTTAACTAAGGAAGCTTACAAGAGCGTTCTCGATGCCATTGTAAATGGTTCCAAGATTGATCGTGGAATTGCAGACCATATTTCTACCGGCATGAAAGAGTGGGCCATATCAAATGGCGCGACTCACTACACGCACTGGTTCCAACCTCTAACTGGTGCAACTGCAGAAAAGCATGATGCCTTTTTTGAGCAGGAAATGGATGGTGAGGTATTGGAAAAATTTGGTGGTGGTCAGTTAGTACAACAAGAGCCAGATGCATCTTCTTTCCCTAATGGTGGAATCAGAAATACCTTTGAAGCAAGAGGCTACACGGCATGGGACCCTACTTCTCCAGCTTTTATAATGGGAACAACTTTATGTATTCCTACCGTATTTGTTGCCTACACCGGTGAAGCTCTAGATTACAAAACGCCTTTATTACGTAGTCTTCAGGCCGTGGATCAAGCGGCGACGGCAGTTTGTAAATACTTTGATAAGAATGTCACTAAGGTGATGGCGACTTTAGGATGGGAACAAGAATATTTCTTGATCGATAAAGCCCTAGCCGATAGCCGACCAGATATTCAACTTGCAGGTCGTACATTATTAGGACATGCATCAGCAAAAGGACAGCAGCTAGACGATCATTACTTTGGATCTATTCCTTCTCGTGTGATGAATTTTATGCGCGATATGGAAACAGAATGTATGCTTTTAGGTATACCGGTGAAAACACGTCACAACGAGGTTGCACCAAATCAATTTGAGCTTGCCCCTATTTTTGAAGAAGCAAACCTAGCGGTAGATCACAATTCTCTACTTATGGATGTGATGCGGAAAGTGGCTTCTAGACATAATTTTAGGGTATTGTTTCACGAGAAGCCGTTTGCTGGGGTAAATGGTTCTGGTAAGCACAACAACTGGTCCCTTGCGACTAACACGGGAACTAACCTCCTTTCTCCAGGCAGCACGCCTATGAAGAACCTTCAGTTCTTGACCTTTTTTGTAAATACGATTAAAGCGGTTTATGACAACGAGGAACTGATCAGAGCGACAATTGCAAGTGCTTCAAACGACCACCGTCTAGGGGCAAATGAAGCGCCACCAGCAATTATCTCTGTATTTATCGGTTCACAGTTGACCGCTGTTCTTGATGAGCTGGAAAAAGTGACTGACGGCAAACTATCACCTCAAGAAAAAACAGATCTCAAGCTTAACGTAGTAGGTAAGATTCCAGAGGTAATTCTTGACAATACAGATCGTAATAGAACTTCGCCATTTGCCTTTACAGGTAACAAATTTGAGCTACGTGCCGTAGGTTCCACTGCAAACTGTGCTAACCCGATGACCGTGCTTAATGCTATCGTTGCAAAACAATTGAACGAATTCAAAGAAGAAGTCGATGCCCTTATTAAAGGTAAAAAACTCAAGAAAGATGAAGCGATCTTTAATGTATTGAGAGAATACATTAAGGAAAGTAAGAAAATACGCTTTGAAGGCGATGGTTATGGAGAAGCTTGGGAAAAAGAAGCTAAAAAACGTGGCCTAAGCAATAACAAAACCACACCAACTGCCTTAAAAGCTAAAGTCTCTGAGAAGAGCTTGAAATTATTTGAAGAGCTCAATATCATGAGCCGCGTTGAGTCTGAAGCGCGTTATGAGATTGAAGTGGAAGAATATGCCATGCGCATCCAAATTGAGGGTCGTCTTTTAGGAGATATAGCTCGCAATCATGTAATCCCAACAGCGATCAAATATCAAAATACACTCATCAAAAATGTGAGAGGTCTTAAAGATATCTACGGTAAGGATTTCAAGAAAGTTGCCAAAGAACAAATGACCATCATCGAAGAGATCTCTGAGCATATTGAGAAGATCAATAAGGGAATTACCGATATGATTGAAGCCCGTAAAAAGGCAAACAATAGCGATGATGCTGTAAAGTGTGCAGACATTTATTGCGACGAGGTAAAGCCATTTTTTGATGAGATCAGATACCACTGTGACAAACTGGAACTACTGGTAGATGACGAGATCTGGCCACTCACTAAGTATAGAGAATTACTATTTACGAGATAG